A genomic region of Sander lucioperca isolate FBNREF2018 chromosome 6, SLUC_FBN_1.2, whole genome shotgun sequence contains the following coding sequences:
- the dip2bb gene encoding disco-interacting protein 2 homolog B-A isoform X5, whose product MADRRVDLSALPKEVRDQLAELDLELSEGDITQKGYEKKRTKLLAPYIIQTPVEPPRQNDVQPPAPSSSSSHGPPPSSSSRYRERRSRRTHRSGGTRDDRYRSDIHSEAVQAALAKHKEEKMALPMPTKRRSTYVQSPVVTRTPPDSSSGSEDETSVRRQSSVVPPPPTVNPNLQSPDSWINSTVQGSSTSSSASSTLSHGEARPQPQSQPKPQPQPQYKPQYQPLYQPPYQPQHQPQSSAHTAAVTDMLAHSRIAPSENSTPPPDVTAVAPPSRGPRVDLTSNPVVRGMSRGQSRSSMMETADGVPVNSRVSTKIQQLLNTLKRPKRPPLSEFFTDDAEEIVEVPQPDPNIPKPEGRQIIPVKGEPLGVVSNWPPALQAALARWGATQGKSPALTALDITGKPFCTLTYGKLWSRSVKLAYTLLNKLGTKNEQILKPGDKVALVYPNSDPGMFWVAFYGCLLAEVIPVPIEVPLSRKDVGISQVGFLLGSCGVGLALTSEICLKGLPKTPTGEILQFKGWPRLKWVVTDSKYLTKPSKDWQPHIPTANTDPAYIEYKASKDGTVVGVAVSKVAMLTHCQALTQACNYCEGETLVNVLDFKKDIGLWHGVLTAVMNRIHTISVPYAVMKACPLSWVQRVHNHKARIALVKCRDLHWAMMAHREQRDTSLASLRMLIVADGANPWSVSSCDAFLNVFQSHGLKPEVICPCATSPEAMTVAIRRPGVPGTPLPARAILSMGGLSHGVIRVNTEDKNSALTVQDVGHVMPGALMCIVKPDGPPQLCKTDEIGEIIINSRAGGNMYYGLPGVTKNTFEVIPVNANGVPIGEIPFVRSGLLGFVGPGSLIFVVGKIEGLLMVSGRRHNADDLVATALAVEPVKTVYRGRIAVFSITVFYDERVVIVAEQRPDASEEDSFQWMSRVLQAIDSIHQVGLYCLALVPANTLPKTPLGGIHISDTKQFFLDGNLHPCNILMCPHTCVTNLPKPRQKQPVGVGPASVMVGNLVAGKRIAQAAGRDLGMIEDQDLVRKHQYLTEALQWRAQTDADHVLFVLLNAKGVPVSTATCVQLHKRAEKIAAALTEKGSINTGENVVLLYPPGIDLIAAFYGCLYAGCVPVNVRPPHPQNLAATLPTVRMIIDVSKAACILTTQNLMRTLRSKEAAASVNIKTWPTIIDTDDLPRRRPPQIYKPPTAEMIAYLDFSVSTTGMLTGVKVSHAAVSALCRSIKLQCELYSSRQIAICLDPYCGLGFVLWCLASVYSGHQSVLIPPFELESCLSLWLSTLSQYRIRDTFCSYSVMELCTKGLGTQTELLKARGVSLSCVRSCVVIAEERPRLSLSYSFSKLFKDIGLSSRAVSTAFGSRVNLAICLQGTTGPDPCTVYVDMKSLRHDRVRVVERGAPQSLPLMESGKILPGVRVIIVNPETRGPLGDSHLGEIWVNSPHNASGYYTIYGEESLQANHFNTKLSFGDPQTLWARTGYLGFVKRTELLEANGDRHDALFVVGSLDETLELRGLRYHPIDIETSVSRAHRSIAESAVFTWTNLLVVVSELCGSEQDALDLVPLITNVVLEEHHLIVGVVVIVDPGVIPINSRGEKQRMHLRDSFLADQLDPIYVAYNM is encoded by the exons GTGACATTACACAGAAGGGCTATGAGAAGAAAAGGACCAAACTCCTGGCTCCATACATCATCCAAACTCCAG TGGAGCCGCCCCGTCAGAATGACGTTCAGCCCCCCGCTCCCAGTTCCTCCTCCAGCCACGGCCCTCCCCCCTCCAGCTCGTCCCGTTATCGAGAACGTCGCTCCCGCAGAACACATCGCAGTGGAGGAACCAGAGATGACCGCTACAGATCAG ATATCCATAGTGAGGCAGTACAAGCTGCCCTGGCTAAACATAAGGAGGAGAAGATGGCACTGCCGATGCCTACCAAACGACGCTCCACTTATGTCCAGTCTCCTGTGGTAACCCGCACACCACCAG aCTCCTCATCAGGTTCTGAAGATGAGACATCTGTGCGCAGGCAGTCATCAGTGGTCCCTCCTCCACCTACGGTTAATCCCAACCTGCAGAGCCCGGACTCCTGGATCAACAGCACTGTCCAgggctcctccacctcctcctcagcctcctcCACCTTGTCCCATGGAGAGGCGAGGCCGCAGCCTCAGAGCCAGCCTAAGCCCCAGCCTCAGCCCCAGTACAAGCCGCAGTACCAACCTCTGTATCAGCCTCCCTACCAACCGCAGCACCAGCCTCAGTCCTCAGCCCACACTGCAGCTGTGACggacatgctggctcacagTCGCATTG CCCCCTCAGAGAACAGCACCCCACCTCCAGATGTGACAGCTGTGGCCCCTCCATCCAGAGGTCCACGGGTCGACCTGACCTCCAATCCTGTGGTCCGAGGAATGAGCCGCGGGCAGAGCCGCTCAAGCATGATGGAGACTGCGGACG GAGTTCCTGTGAACAGCAGAGTGTCCACTAAGATCCAGCAGCTGCTCAACACCCTGAAGAGGCCTAAAAGGCCCCCGCTCAGCGAGTTCTTCACCGACGACGCAGAGGAGATCGTAGAAG TGCCCCAGCCAGACCCCAACATACCCAAGCCGGAGGGCCGTCAGATCATCCCGGTGAAAGGGGAGCCTTTGGGAGTGGTCAGTAACTGGCCCCCAGCCCTGCAGGCAGCGTTGGCCCGTTGGGGGGCCACTCAGGGAAAGAGCCCCGCCCTCACTGCTCTTGACATCACAGGCAAACCGTTCTGTACACTGACTTATG GGAAGCTGTGGAGTCGTAGTGTAAAGCTGGCATACACCCTCCTGAACAAGCTGGGCACCAAGAACGAGCAAATCCTCAAACCTGGCGACAAG GTGGCGCTGGTGTACCCCAACAGTGACCCTGGTATGTTCTGGGTGGCCTTCTACGGCTGCCTCCTAGCTGAAGTTATACCTGTACCTATTGAAGTACCACTGTCTCGCAAA GATGTAGGTATCAGCCAGGTGGGGTTTCTGCTCGGTAGCTGTGGTGTTGGTCTGGCTCTGACCAGTGAGATCTGTCTGAAGGGTTTACCCAAAACACCCACTGGAGAAATACTGCAGTTTAAAG GCTGGCCTCGATTAAAGTGGGTGGTGACAGATTCAAAATACCTGACCAAGCCTTCCAAAGACTGGCAGCCACACATCCCCACTGCCAACACTGACCCTGCATATATAGAG TACAAGGCGAGTAAAGATGGCACAGTGGTGGGTGTGGCTGTGTCTAAAGTAGCCATGTTGACCCACTGCCAAGCACTGACCCAGGCCTGCAATTACTGTGAGG GGGAAACTTTAGTGAATGTCCTGGACTTTAAAAAGGATATAGGCCTGTGGCATGGAGTTCTCACG GCTGTGATGAACAGGATACACACTATCAGTGTTCCCTATGCAGTAATGAAGGCATGTCCTCTCTCCTGGGTACAGAGGGTCCACAACCACAAAG CTCGTATAGCTTTGGTGAAGTGCCGTGATTTACACTGGGCCATGATGGCTCATCGGGAACAGAGAGACACCAGTTTGGCTTCATTACGTATGCTGATTGTTGCTGATGGTGCTAACCCCT GGTCGGTGTCTTCCTGTGATGCCTTCCTGAACGTGTTTCAGTCCCATGGGCTGAAACCTGAGGTCATCTGTCCCTGTGCCACCTCCCCTGAGGCTATGACAGTAGCTATACGCAG ACCGGGAGTACCAGGCACACCCCTCCCTGCCCGCGCCATTCTTTCCATGGGCGGCCTGAGTCACGGTGTCATCAGGGTCAACACAGAGGACAAGAACTCCGCCCTGACTGTACAAGATGTGGGACATGTCATGCCTGGAG CTCTGATGTGCATTGTTAAGCCAGACGGCCCTCCTCAGTTGTGTAAAACAGATGAGATAGGTGAGATAATAATCAACTCTCGTGCTGGAGGCAACATGTACTACGGCCTGCCTGGAGTCACCAAAAACACCTTTGAG GTAATACCGGTTAACGCTAATGGAGTTCCCATTGGAGAGATTCCATTTGTGCGGTCAGGACTCCTGGGGTTTGTTGGCCCA GGCAGTCTGATCTTTGTGGTGGGGAAGATCGAAGGTCTGCTGATGGTGAGCGGGCGGAGACACAACGCTGACGACCTGGTGGCAACCGCTCTTGCTGTGGAGCCAGTCAAGACCGTGTACCGTGGGAG gatcGCTGTGTTTTCAATCACAGTGTTTTATGATGAGAGGGTAGTGATTGTGGCAGAGCAGAGGCCAGACGCCAGCGAAGAGGACAGCTTCCAGTGGATGAGCCGAGTGCTTCAG GCTATCGACAGCATCCACCAGGTGGGCCTCTACTGTCTGGCTCTGGTCCCGGCCAACACCTTACCTAAAACACCCCTAGGTGGCATCCATATCTCTGACACCAAGCAGTTCTTCTTAGATGGCAACCTGCACCCCTGCAACATCCTAATGTGTCCCCACACATGTGTCACCAACCTGCCCAAGCCCCGCCAGAAGCAGCCCG TTGGTGTAGGTCCTGCGTCCGTGATGGTGGGCAACCTGGTGGCGGGGAAGAGGATTGCCCAGGCTGCAGGCAGGGACCTCGGCATGATCGAAGACCAGGATCTTGTCCGGAAG catCAGTATTTGACGGAGGCTCTACAGTGGAGGGCACAGACAGACGCAGACCACGTCCTCTTTGTTCTTCTTAATGCCAAG GGTGTACCAGTGAGCACAGCAACCTGCGTCCAGCTTCACAAGCGAGCGGAGAAGATAGCTGCAGCGCTCACTGAGAAAGGCAGCATCAACACCGGAGAGAACGTAGTTCTGCTTTATCCTCCTG GCATTGATTTGATCGCCGCCTTCTACGGCTGTCTTTATGCTGGATGTGTTCCTGTAAACGTCAGACCTCCGCACCCTCAGAACCTGGCAGCCACGCTGCCTACTGTCCGCATGATTATTGAT GTCAGTAAAGCTGCATGTATCCTTACCACTCAAAACCTCATGAGGACTCTGCGCTCCAAAGAGGCTGCTGCTTCTGTAAACATTAAAACGTGGCCAACAATCATTGACACAG atgACCTTCCTCGCCGCCGGCCTCCACAGATCTATAAGCCGCCCACAGCAGAGATGATTGCTTATCTGGACTTCAGTGTGTCCACTACAGGCATGCTCACTGGGGTCAAG GTCTCTCATGCAGCAGTCAGTGCACTTTGTCGCTCTATAAAGCTGCAGTGTGAACTGTACTCCTCTCGCCAAATAGCCATCTGCCTGGATCCTTACTGTGGGCTGGGCTTCGTCTTGTGGTGCCTCGCCAG TGTTTACTCAGGTCACCAGTCCGTCCTGATTCCTCCCTTTGAGTTAGAGAGCTGCTTGTCTCTGTGGCTGAGCACGCTCAGTCAGTACCGTATAAGAGACACCTTCTGCTCCTACTCCGTCATGGAGCTCTGCACTAAAGGACTGGGTACTCAGACTGAGTTACTCAAG gCCCGTGGTGTAAGCCTGTCGTGTGTGCGGAGCTGCGTGGTGATAGCAGAGGAACGCCCTCGACTCTCCCTCTCATACTCCTTCTCCAAGCTGTTTAAGGACATCGGACTGTCGTCCAGAGCTGTCAGCACTGCTTTTGGTTCCAGGGTTAACCTGGCCATCTGCCTGCAG GGCACCACTGGTCCTGATCCCTGTACGGTTTATGTGGACATGAAGTCCCTCCGCCATGACAG AGTGAGGGTTGTGGAGAGAGGAGCCCCTCAGAGTCTTCCTCTAATGGAGTCTGGCAAG ATACTGCCAGGTGTTCGGGTGATAATCGTAAATCCAGAGACCAGAGGTCCACTTGGTGATTCTCATCTAGGAGAG ATCTGGGTGAACAGCCCTCACAATGCCAGTGGCTACTACACCATCTATGGAGAGGAGAGTCTTCAGGCCAACCACTTCAACACCAAGCTCAGCTTTGGAGACCCACAGACCTTATGGGCCAGGACGGGATACTTGGGTTTTGTGAAAAGGACTGAGCTATTGGAAGCCAACGGGG ATCGGCACGACGCTCTCTTCGTGGTGGGATCACTGGATGAGACCTTGGAGCTAAGAGGGCTGCGCTATCACCCAATTGACATTGAAACCTCAGTGTCCCGGGCTCACCGCAGTATAGCTGAGAG TGCTGTGTTTACATGGACCaacctgctggtggtggtgtcaGAGCTGTGTGGTTCAGAGCAGGATGCGCTGGACCTGGTGCCTCTGATAACCAACGTGGTCCTGGAGGAGCACCACCTCATCGTGGGTGTGGTGGTTATAGTGGACCCTGGGGTTATACCCATCAACTCCAGGGGAGAGAAGCAACGCATGCACCTTCGTGACTCTTTCCTCGCTGACCAGCTGGATCCCATCTATGTTGCTTACAATATGTAA
- the dip2bb gene encoding disco-interacting protein 2 homolog B-A isoform X3, translating into MADRRVDLSALPKEVRDQLAELDLELSEGDITQKGYEKKRTKLLAPYIIQTPVEPPRQNDVQPPAPSSSSSHGPPPSSSSRYRERRSRRTHRSGGTRDDRYRSDIHSEAVQAALAKHKEEKMALPMPTKRRSTYVQSPVVTRTPPDSSSGSEDETSVRRQSSVVPPPPTVNPNLQSPDSWINSTVQGSSTSSSASSTLSHGEARPQPQSQPKPQPQPQYKPQYQPLYQPPYQPQHQPQSSAHTAAVTDMLAHSRIAPSENSTPPPDVTAVAPPSRGPRVDLTSNPVVRGMSRGQSRSSMMETADGVPVNSRVSTKIQQLLNTLKRPKRPPLSEFFTDDAEEIVEVPQPDPNIPKPEGRQIIPVKGEPLGVVSNWPPALQAALARWGATQGKSPALTALDITGKPFCTLTYGKLWSRSVKLAYTLLNKLGTKNEQILKPGDKVALVYPNSDPGMFWVAFYGCLLAEVIPVPIEVPLSRKDVGISQVGFLLGSCGVGLALTSEICLKGLPKTPTGEILQFKGWPRLKWVVTDSKYLTKPSKDWQPHIPTANTDPAYIEYKASKDGTVVGVAVSKVAMLTHCQALTQACNYCEGETLVNVLDFKKDIGLWHGVLTAVMNRIHTISVPYAVMKACPLSWVQRVHNHKARIALVKCRDLHWAMMAHREQRDTSLASLRMLIVADGANPWSVSSCDAFLNVFQSHGLKPEVICPCATSPEAMTVAIRRPGVPGTPLPARAILSMGGLSHGVIRVNTEDKNSALTVQDVGHVMPGALMCIVKPDGPPQLCKTDEIGEIIINSRAGGNMYYGLPGVTKNTFEVIPVNANGVPIGEIPFVRSGLLGFVGPGSLIFVVGKIEGLLMVSGRRHNADDLVATALAVEPVKTVYRGRIAVFSITVFYDERVVIVAEQRPDASEEDSFQWMSRVLQAIDSIHQVGLYCLALVPANTLPKTPLGGIHISDTKQFFLDGNLHPCNILMCPHTCVTNLPKPRQKQPVGVGPASVMVGNLVAGKRIAQAAGRDLGMIEDQDLVRKLCMWPTVMHQYLTEALQWRAQTDADHVLFVLLNAKGVPVSTATCVQLHKRAEKIAAALTEKGSINTGENVVLLYPPGIDLIAAFYGCLYAGCVPVNVRPPHPQNLAATLPTVRMIIDVSKAACILTTQNLMRTLRSKEAAASVNIKTWPTIIDTDDLPRRRPPQIYKPPTAEMIAYLDFSVSTTGMLTGVKVSHAAVSALCRSIKLQCELYSSRQIAICLDPYCGLGFVLWCLASVYSGHQSVLIPPFELESCLSLWLSTLSQYRIRDTFCSYSVMELCTKGLGTQTELLKARGVSLSCVRSCVVIAEERPRLSLSYSFSKLFKDIGLSSRAVSTAFGSRVNLAICLQGTTGPDPCTVYVDMKSLRHDRVRVVERGAPQSLPLMESGKILPGVRVIIVNPETRGPLGDSHLGEIWVNSPHNASGYYTIYGEESLQANHFNTKLSFGDPQTLWARTGYLGFVKRTELLEANGDRHDALFVVGSLDETLELRGLRYHPIDIETSVSRAHRSIAESAVFTWTNLLVVVSELCGSEQDALDLVPLITNVVLEEHHLIVGVVVIVDPGVIPINSRGEKQRMHLRDSFLADQLDPIYVAYNM; encoded by the exons GTGACATTACACAGAAGGGCTATGAGAAGAAAAGGACCAAACTCCTGGCTCCATACATCATCCAAACTCCAG TGGAGCCGCCCCGTCAGAATGACGTTCAGCCCCCCGCTCCCAGTTCCTCCTCCAGCCACGGCCCTCCCCCCTCCAGCTCGTCCCGTTATCGAGAACGTCGCTCCCGCAGAACACATCGCAGTGGAGGAACCAGAGATGACCGCTACAGATCAG ATATCCATAGTGAGGCAGTACAAGCTGCCCTGGCTAAACATAAGGAGGAGAAGATGGCACTGCCGATGCCTACCAAACGACGCTCCACTTATGTCCAGTCTCCTGTGGTAACCCGCACACCACCAG aCTCCTCATCAGGTTCTGAAGATGAGACATCTGTGCGCAGGCAGTCATCAGTGGTCCCTCCTCCACCTACGGTTAATCCCAACCTGCAGAGCCCGGACTCCTGGATCAACAGCACTGTCCAgggctcctccacctcctcctcagcctcctcCACCTTGTCCCATGGAGAGGCGAGGCCGCAGCCTCAGAGCCAGCCTAAGCCCCAGCCTCAGCCCCAGTACAAGCCGCAGTACCAACCTCTGTATCAGCCTCCCTACCAACCGCAGCACCAGCCTCAGTCCTCAGCCCACACTGCAGCTGTGACggacatgctggctcacagTCGCATTG CCCCCTCAGAGAACAGCACCCCACCTCCAGATGTGACAGCTGTGGCCCCTCCATCCAGAGGTCCACGGGTCGACCTGACCTCCAATCCTGTGGTCCGAGGAATGAGCCGCGGGCAGAGCCGCTCAAGCATGATGGAGACTGCGGACG GAGTTCCTGTGAACAGCAGAGTGTCCACTAAGATCCAGCAGCTGCTCAACACCCTGAAGAGGCCTAAAAGGCCCCCGCTCAGCGAGTTCTTCACCGACGACGCAGAGGAGATCGTAGAAG TGCCCCAGCCAGACCCCAACATACCCAAGCCGGAGGGCCGTCAGATCATCCCGGTGAAAGGGGAGCCTTTGGGAGTGGTCAGTAACTGGCCCCCAGCCCTGCAGGCAGCGTTGGCCCGTTGGGGGGCCACTCAGGGAAAGAGCCCCGCCCTCACTGCTCTTGACATCACAGGCAAACCGTTCTGTACACTGACTTATG GGAAGCTGTGGAGTCGTAGTGTAAAGCTGGCATACACCCTCCTGAACAAGCTGGGCACCAAGAACGAGCAAATCCTCAAACCTGGCGACAAG GTGGCGCTGGTGTACCCCAACAGTGACCCTGGTATGTTCTGGGTGGCCTTCTACGGCTGCCTCCTAGCTGAAGTTATACCTGTACCTATTGAAGTACCACTGTCTCGCAAA GATGTAGGTATCAGCCAGGTGGGGTTTCTGCTCGGTAGCTGTGGTGTTGGTCTGGCTCTGACCAGTGAGATCTGTCTGAAGGGTTTACCCAAAACACCCACTGGAGAAATACTGCAGTTTAAAG GCTGGCCTCGATTAAAGTGGGTGGTGACAGATTCAAAATACCTGACCAAGCCTTCCAAAGACTGGCAGCCACACATCCCCACTGCCAACACTGACCCTGCATATATAGAG TACAAGGCGAGTAAAGATGGCACAGTGGTGGGTGTGGCTGTGTCTAAAGTAGCCATGTTGACCCACTGCCAAGCACTGACCCAGGCCTGCAATTACTGTGAGG GGGAAACTTTAGTGAATGTCCTGGACTTTAAAAAGGATATAGGCCTGTGGCATGGAGTTCTCACG GCTGTGATGAACAGGATACACACTATCAGTGTTCCCTATGCAGTAATGAAGGCATGTCCTCTCTCCTGGGTACAGAGGGTCCACAACCACAAAG CTCGTATAGCTTTGGTGAAGTGCCGTGATTTACACTGGGCCATGATGGCTCATCGGGAACAGAGAGACACCAGTTTGGCTTCATTACGTATGCTGATTGTTGCTGATGGTGCTAACCCCT GGTCGGTGTCTTCCTGTGATGCCTTCCTGAACGTGTTTCAGTCCCATGGGCTGAAACCTGAGGTCATCTGTCCCTGTGCCACCTCCCCTGAGGCTATGACAGTAGCTATACGCAG ACCGGGAGTACCAGGCACACCCCTCCCTGCCCGCGCCATTCTTTCCATGGGCGGCCTGAGTCACGGTGTCATCAGGGTCAACACAGAGGACAAGAACTCCGCCCTGACTGTACAAGATGTGGGACATGTCATGCCTGGAG CTCTGATGTGCATTGTTAAGCCAGACGGCCCTCCTCAGTTGTGTAAAACAGATGAGATAGGTGAGATAATAATCAACTCTCGTGCTGGAGGCAACATGTACTACGGCCTGCCTGGAGTCACCAAAAACACCTTTGAG GTAATACCGGTTAACGCTAATGGAGTTCCCATTGGAGAGATTCCATTTGTGCGGTCAGGACTCCTGGGGTTTGTTGGCCCA GGCAGTCTGATCTTTGTGGTGGGGAAGATCGAAGGTCTGCTGATGGTGAGCGGGCGGAGACACAACGCTGACGACCTGGTGGCAACCGCTCTTGCTGTGGAGCCAGTCAAGACCGTGTACCGTGGGAG gatcGCTGTGTTTTCAATCACAGTGTTTTATGATGAGAGGGTAGTGATTGTGGCAGAGCAGAGGCCAGACGCCAGCGAAGAGGACAGCTTCCAGTGGATGAGCCGAGTGCTTCAG GCTATCGACAGCATCCACCAGGTGGGCCTCTACTGTCTGGCTCTGGTCCCGGCCAACACCTTACCTAAAACACCCCTAGGTGGCATCCATATCTCTGACACCAAGCAGTTCTTCTTAGATGGCAACCTGCACCCCTGCAACATCCTAATGTGTCCCCACACATGTGTCACCAACCTGCCCAAGCCCCGCCAGAAGCAGCCCG TTGGTGTAGGTCCTGCGTCCGTGATGGTGGGCAACCTGGTGGCGGGGAAGAGGATTGCCCAGGCTGCAGGCAGGGACCTCGGCATGATCGAAGACCAGGATCTTGTCCGGAAG CTCTGTATGTGGCCCACTGTGATG catCAGTATTTGACGGAGGCTCTACAGTGGAGGGCACAGACAGACGCAGACCACGTCCTCTTTGTTCTTCTTAATGCCAAG GGTGTACCAGTGAGCACAGCAACCTGCGTCCAGCTTCACAAGCGAGCGGAGAAGATAGCTGCAGCGCTCACTGAGAAAGGCAGCATCAACACCGGAGAGAACGTAGTTCTGCTTTATCCTCCTG GCATTGATTTGATCGCCGCCTTCTACGGCTGTCTTTATGCTGGATGTGTTCCTGTAAACGTCAGACCTCCGCACCCTCAGAACCTGGCAGCCACGCTGCCTACTGTCCGCATGATTATTGAT GTCAGTAAAGCTGCATGTATCCTTACCACTCAAAACCTCATGAGGACTCTGCGCTCCAAAGAGGCTGCTGCTTCTGTAAACATTAAAACGTGGCCAACAATCATTGACACAG atgACCTTCCTCGCCGCCGGCCTCCACAGATCTATAAGCCGCCCACAGCAGAGATGATTGCTTATCTGGACTTCAGTGTGTCCACTACAGGCATGCTCACTGGGGTCAAG GTCTCTCATGCAGCAGTCAGTGCACTTTGTCGCTCTATAAAGCTGCAGTGTGAACTGTACTCCTCTCGCCAAATAGCCATCTGCCTGGATCCTTACTGTGGGCTGGGCTTCGTCTTGTGGTGCCTCGCCAG TGTTTACTCAGGTCACCAGTCCGTCCTGATTCCTCCCTTTGAGTTAGAGAGCTGCTTGTCTCTGTGGCTGAGCACGCTCAGTCAGTACCGTATAAGAGACACCTTCTGCTCCTACTCCGTCATGGAGCTCTGCACTAAAGGACTGGGTACTCAGACTGAGTTACTCAAG gCCCGTGGTGTAAGCCTGTCGTGTGTGCGGAGCTGCGTGGTGATAGCAGAGGAACGCCCTCGACTCTCCCTCTCATACTCCTTCTCCAAGCTGTTTAAGGACATCGGACTGTCGTCCAGAGCTGTCAGCACTGCTTTTGGTTCCAGGGTTAACCTGGCCATCTGCCTGCAG GGCACCACTGGTCCTGATCCCTGTACGGTTTATGTGGACATGAAGTCCCTCCGCCATGACAG AGTGAGGGTTGTGGAGAGAGGAGCCCCTCAGAGTCTTCCTCTAATGGAGTCTGGCAAG ATACTGCCAGGTGTTCGGGTGATAATCGTAAATCCAGAGACCAGAGGTCCACTTGGTGATTCTCATCTAGGAGAG ATCTGGGTGAACAGCCCTCACAATGCCAGTGGCTACTACACCATCTATGGAGAGGAGAGTCTTCAGGCCAACCACTTCAACACCAAGCTCAGCTTTGGAGACCCACAGACCTTATGGGCCAGGACGGGATACTTGGGTTTTGTGAAAAGGACTGAGCTATTGGAAGCCAACGGGG ATCGGCACGACGCTCTCTTCGTGGTGGGATCACTGGATGAGACCTTGGAGCTAAGAGGGCTGCGCTATCACCCAATTGACATTGAAACCTCAGTGTCCCGGGCTCACCGCAGTATAGCTGAGAG TGCTGTGTTTACATGGACCaacctgctggtggtggtgtcaGAGCTGTGTGGTTCAGAGCAGGATGCGCTGGACCTGGTGCCTCTGATAACCAACGTGGTCCTGGAGGAGCACCACCTCATCGTGGGTGTGGTGGTTATAGTGGACCCTGGGGTTATACCCATCAACTCCAGGGGAGAGAAGCAACGCATGCACCTTCGTGACTCTTTCCTCGCTGACCAGCTGGATCCCATCTATGTTGCTTACAATATGTAA